From the genome of Candidatus Defluviilinea proxima:
TATACGCTTGATGGGGTACAGTAAGGATTGTGCTAATGGACAGGCCTCCTGTTTTGACCCTTTATACGTTCAAATTCTAGGTCGTTCACTTTCACTTGCTTTCAATACAACTGTATTGGTGATCTTGCTTGCATACCCATTGGCGTATTTTATAGCGCGTGCGCATCCTAAACGTCGTAATACATTTATGTTTTTGGTGCTGATTCCGCTGTGGACAAACTTTGTCATCCGCGTATATGCGTGGATGATGTTGCTCCGTACGCAAGGTGTGATTAACCTGATTTTGGGATGGTTTGCAAGTTTGCTCCATATCTCGTTCACGCCGTTGGAAATGTTGTATACGCCGGGGGCAGTGCTGGTAGGTATGGTCTACGAGTTCTTGCCATTCATGATCCTGCCGATCTATACTTCGCTCGAGAAAATTGATGCTTCATTATATGAAGCTGCGGCCGACCTTGGAGCGAACGGCATCAAAACATTTGCACGAGTCACCTTGCCGCTTTCCATGCCCGGTGTAGTTGCGGGTACGATCCTGGTGTTCATCCCTGTGATGGGAACATTCATCGTCTCCGACATTTTGGGTGGAAGGCAGGTGATCCTGGTTGGGAACTTGATCCAGCGTCAATTTTTAGATGCGCGCGACCCAACCTTTGGAAGCGCGGCTTCGTTGATCCTGATGATAATGACATTGATCGTCACCTATTTCTATACACGTAAATTTGGCTTCGGAGAGGAGATTGTTGTGGCATGACCCCGCTACCTCATCTTTTGTGCAATGTAAGTAGCGGGGTGATAATCCCGCACAATACAATCTTATTAGGAATGGAGTGTGCGGGATGAATCCCCATCGCCGACATCCGCTCATTTTCTCTTCTGCCATGCTGGTGTACGTATTCCTGTATGCGCCTATCGTTGTGTTGATCCTCTTTTCATTCAACGCCTCACGCACGAACATTACGTTCGAGGGGTTTATCCCAAAGTATAGTGAACGTGTTGTCATGGAAGGGAGCATGGTGAAATCCAGCCCGTGTGGTCCTTTCCATTGGTTTTGTGAGCTTTCAAAGAACAAAGAAGTTGCTGAGGCGGCAGGCAATACATTGAAAATTGCCTTCACGTCCACGATCATTTCCACCATCGTTGGCACAATGGCAGCACTTGCGCTCCAACGATATGACTTCAAGTGGAAACCCTTCTCGCAAATTTCATTGTATATCCCGATCGTCATTCCTGAGATCGTGATGGGCATTGGGATCCTGACCCTTTTCACCCAGTTGTTTGGCATCATCAACAATTCTCTTGGATTGACCGGCGATTCAAGACTCAGCTTGGGGCTGGGTACGGTTATTCTGAGTCATATTGCCTTCAGTATTCCTTTTGTGACGCTCGTAGTGCAGGCGCGCTTGCAAGGATTCGACAAATCCTTTGAAGAGGCCGCCATGGACCTGGGTGCGAACGAGTGGATCACTTTCCGGCGTGTGACCCTTCCCACGATCCTGCCCGGTATTCTTTCAGGTGCATTACTGGCTTTTACCTTATCGCTGGATGACTTTGTGATCACGTTCTTCACAAATGGACCGGGCTCAACAACCTTGCCGATCTATGTTTATGGCTTGTTAAGACGTATCATCACCCCGCAGGTCAATGCACTCTCCACAGTTTGGATCCTGCTGGTATTTTCCGTTGTGTTGTTGTTGCAATGGGTACAGAGCCGTGAACAGAAGCAACATTAGTTTAGGTACTGCACGGATTCGCCGTGTCCGTGTTGCCGTGTATCAATTAATTCCCTAAAGGAGAAAGAGATGAGCAAGAAAAATATTTTGAATGTTTTGGGGGTGTTGGTTATCGCCAGCCTGATGTTGGTTTCCTGCGGTGGGCAAGGAGAGCCTGCGGCTCCAGAGCCAGCCACGGATGCTCCTGCGTCCACGACCAGCAAGGTTACATCCAGCGGTTTCGAATGTCCTGAACCGAATCCGCGCATGGAAGTGACCTCGAAGGAATTGAACGTCTTTGTGTGGACTGAATATTTCCCGCAGGATATGCTGGATTGTTTCGAATTGGTCTATGACATCAAGTTGAATCGAGATGAGTATTCCAGCAATGAGGAAATGTACGCCAAGGTTTCAGCTGGTGGTACTGCCTATGACCTCGTTCAGCCTACAGATTACATCATCGGTTTGATGATCCGCCAGAATCTGTTACAGGAACTGGACAAATCGAAAATGCCGAACATTGGTAACTTCGATGCAGGCTGGATGGATCAAGACTTTGATCCAGGTAACAAATACACCGTCCCCTATTTGGCTGGAACAGACGCGATCATTGTGAACACCGATGCCGTCGAGAATGTCCCTGAATCGTGGGCAGACTTATGGAAGCCTGAGTATGCTGGGAAAATGATCTTCCTGGATGACTCTCGCGCAGTGATCGGTTTTACCTTGTTGACACTGGGATACGATGTCAATACCAAAGATCCTGCTCAACTTTCCGAAGCCAAAGCCAAATTGGCCGAGCTTATTCCGAACGTGAAGGTGTTCGATAGTGATAGCCCCAAGACTGCCTTGATTGCTGGTGACGTGGATTTAGGCATGACCTGGACAGGTGAAGCTTTTATTGCCAATCAGGAGAATCCTGCCATTCAATATGTTTACCCCAAGGAAGGCCCCATCCTTTGGCAGGATAACTGGGCCATGTTGGCTGGCGCGGCTCATACAGATGCCGCGTATGCATGGATGAATTACACCATGCAGGGCGATGTCTTCTGGTTGACGGTCCGTGATTTCCAATATACCAACCCGAACAAAGCCGCGTTGGAATTTGCGAAGGCAAATCATCCTGAAGTGTATGATGCTTACGCCAATTCGCCGATCACCAATCCCCCCGCCGAAGTTGTGGCAAATGGACATGGTATTGCAGATGTTGGTGATGCAACTCCGTTGTACGATGATATTTGGGTGGAAGTAAAGGGCGGTAACTAGGTTTGTGTTTTGAATCTGCCTGACTGTGTATGCATGCAGTCAGGCAGATTTTGTAAGACTCTAACTCGCACTGTGCGGGTTATAAAACTAATGGAGAATAGAAAGGATTTATGAAAGTATTACTCGTGGGAACAGGGGGAGTGGGGGAAGCTATTGCCGCAATCGCCAAACCACGTCCGTGGATGGAGTTGATGGTACTTGCTGATTACAACATCGAACGAGCAAAGGAAGTGCAAGGCAAACTGGGGGATGAAAAACGCTTCCCTGCCGAATTTGTTGATGCCAGCAAACAAGAAATGATCGAGGAACTGGCTCGCAAATATCAAGTTGACCTCATCATGAATTCTGTTGACCCGATCTTCAATAAACAAATATTTGATGCAGCATACAATGTCGGTGTCAAATATATGGATATGGCCATGACCTTGTCTGAGCCGCATCCTACTGACCCGTTCCACAAGTCGGGCGTCAAACTTGGTGATTATCAATTTGAAAAGGCCAAAGAATGGGAAGAGAAAAACCTGCTTGCGATGGTCGGCTTCGGTGTGGAGCCCGGCATGGCCGACGTGTTCGCCCGTTATGCACAGGATTATCTCTTCGATGAAATTGACGAGATCGGGATCCGTGATGGCGCCAATATTTCAATTGATGGATATGAGTTTGCCCCGAACTTTTCAATATGGACCACGATCGAGGAATGTTTAAATCCGCCAGTGATTTATGAGGAAGGAAAAGGTTGGTTCACCACGGAACCATTCTCCGAACCTGAAGTATTTGACTTCCCAGAGATCGGTCCAGTTGAAATTGTGAATGTAGAACATGAAGAAGTGTTGCTCGTGCCGCGTTGGATCAAGGCAAAACGAGTGACCTTCAAATATGGTCTGGGACAGGAATTCATCGATGTGTTGAAGACGCTTCATAAACTCGGCCTTGATAAAAAGGACAAGATCAAGGTCAAGGGTATTGACGTTTCACCGCGCGATGTAGTTGCCGCGAGCCTGCCGGACCCTGCCCATCTTGGTAACAAGATGCATGGCAAAACCTGTGCTGGTACATGGATCACCGGCACAAAAGACGGCACGAAGAAGGAAATCTACCTCTATCAGATCGCGGACAATGAACAGTGCATGAAGGTTTGGGGATGTCAGGCGGTTGTGGCGCAGACAGCTTTCAGCGCGGTCATTGCCATGGACTTGATCGAGCATGGTATTTGGAGTGGCGCGGGCGTGCTTGGCCCTGAAGCTTTTGAACCTGTCCCATTTATGGAGAAAATGGCCGAGTATGGATTTCCGTATGGGATGAGGGAAGTGAATAAGTAAATAGATGTGTAGGTAAACAGGTATACACGTATTTACTTGTGTACCTGTTTATGAGTTTGTTTACTTTGTCAGAGTCAGAAAATGTTTGTTGAGACTGTACCAGCTATCCATTAAGAAGGAAGCGTGTTCTTCGTCCAAATCGGAAGTGGTGCGTTGAATAAAGTCTGGTCGAATTGTATAATTTAGAAAAATATTTAGGAGGTCGTCATGCCAAACGGTTATAACGGTAAGATCCTGCACGTTGATTTAACGAAAGGTTCGTTGACTGTCGAAGAGCCAACTGAGGCTTTCTATCGTAAATATATGGGTGGGAGTGCGATGGGGATGCATTATATTTTGCGTGATATGCCGAAAGGTGCCGACCCGCTTGGGCCTGAGAACGTGTTGACCTTGATGGCTGGTGTGACGACTGGCGCGGCGATCTCGGGGCAGAGTCGTTTGAATGCGAATGCCAAGTCACCGATCAGCGGTGGTATTGGCGATTCGCAGAGCGGTGGATTTTTCCCTGCGGAATTAAAGTTCGCAGGTTTCGATGGGATCGTGGTCAAAGGCAAATCATCAAAGCCTGTGTATCTTTGTATCATTGATGGTAAATACGAATTGCGTGATGCTGCGCATTTGATGGGCAAGAAATCGGGCGAAGTGGATGACATCATTCACAAGGAAGTGGACCCGAAGGCTGAGATTTTACAACACGGCATGGGCGCAGAGAATGGCGTGCTGTTCTCAACATTGGTTTCCATGTCTAATCGCCATAACGGACGTACAGGCATGGGCTTGGTGATGGCTTCGAAAAACCTCAAGGCGGTGGTGGTACGCGGAACGGGGAAGGCGAAAGTTGCCAATCAAAAAGCGATCACTGACTTGAATCGTATT
Proteins encoded in this window:
- a CDS encoding ABC transporter permease, with the protein product MLKRLRENKSAQGALLVSPTMLWMVGLLIIPLLLTLVISFGKRGPDGDVIYTFTLDNYIRLMGYSKDCANGQASCFDPLYVQILGRSLSLAFNTTVLVILLAYPLAYFIARAHPKRRNTFMFLVLIPLWTNFVIRVYAWMMLLRTQGVINLILGWFASLLHISFTPLEMLYTPGAVLVGMVYEFLPFMILPIYTSLEKIDASLYEAAADLGANGIKTFARVTLPLSMPGVVAGTILVFIPVMGTFIVSDILGGRQVILVGNLIQRQFLDARDPTFGSAASLILMIMTLIVTYFYTRKFGFGEEIVVA
- a CDS encoding saccharopine dehydrogenase NADP-binding domain-containing protein — protein: MKVLLVGTGGVGEAIAAIAKPRPWMELMVLADYNIERAKEVQGKLGDEKRFPAEFVDASKQEMIEELARKYQVDLIMNSVDPIFNKQIFDAAYNVGVKYMDMAMTLSEPHPTDPFHKSGVKLGDYQFEKAKEWEEKNLLAMVGFGVEPGMADVFARYAQDYLFDEIDEIGIRDGANISIDGYEFAPNFSIWTTIEECLNPPVIYEEGKGWFTTEPFSEPEVFDFPEIGPVEIVNVEHEEVLLVPRWIKAKRVTFKYGLGQEFIDVLKTLHKLGLDKKDKIKVKGIDVSPRDVVAASLPDPAHLGNKMHGKTCAGTWITGTKDGTKKEIYLYQIADNEQCMKVWGCQAVVAQTAFSAVIAMDLIEHGIWSGAGVLGPEAFEPVPFMEKMAEYGFPYGMREVNK
- a CDS encoding ABC transporter permease, giving the protein MNPHRRHPLIFSSAMLVYVFLYAPIVVLILFSFNASRTNITFEGFIPKYSERVVMEGSMVKSSPCGPFHWFCELSKNKEVAEAAGNTLKIAFTSTIISTIVGTMAALALQRYDFKWKPFSQISLYIPIVIPEIVMGIGILTLFTQLFGIINNSLGLTGDSRLSLGLGTVILSHIAFSIPFVTLVVQARLQGFDKSFEEAAMDLGANEWITFRRVTLPTILPGILSGALLAFTLSLDDFVITFFTNGPGSTTLPIYVYGLLRRIITPQVNALSTVWILLVFSVVLLLQWVQSREQKQH
- a CDS encoding spermidine/putrescine ABC transporter substrate-binding protein produces the protein MSKKNILNVLGVLVIASLMLVSCGGQGEPAAPEPATDAPASTTSKVTSSGFECPEPNPRMEVTSKELNVFVWTEYFPQDMLDCFELVYDIKLNRDEYSSNEEMYAKVSAGGTAYDLVQPTDYIIGLMIRQNLLQELDKSKMPNIGNFDAGWMDQDFDPGNKYTVPYLAGTDAIIVNTDAVENVPESWADLWKPEYAGKMIFLDDSRAVIGFTLLTLGYDVNTKDPAQLSEAKAKLAELIPNVKVFDSDSPKTALIAGDVDLGMTWTGEAFIANQENPAIQYVYPKEGPILWQDNWAMLAGAAHTDAAYAWMNYTMQGDVFWLTVRDFQYTNPNKAALEFAKANHPEVYDAYANSPITNPPAEVVANGHGIADVGDATPLYDDIWVEVKGGN